One window of bacterium genomic DNA carries:
- a CDS encoding glycosyltransferase: MKDKMTVLFIIDVLFKEGGTEVHLFNLVSGLDPARFQPIVVPLYPAESPMIERMRAAGILVYPLRLKRVYGFSAVRVAYRLISLMRRHKVDIVQTYHFMSDVLGSLTATMAGAPLVICNRRDKGFNERLLHRWVRRLIAPLVDFTICVSDDLRAQLLATERMPADRVVTLYNGVQANPVLSAASRQAKLKELGLSENRPIIGSVMNLRPIKGAKYLVEAAAMVLNKYPEAQFVIVGGAAERLPAMADYIEPIMEFVKQSKMTDSLHFTGNRTDVSELLPLFDIFVLPSLSEGFSNALIEAMRAGNGIVATEVGGNPEALDHGENGLLVPPGDAAALARGLLTLLEDPAFAKQLGERARRKAESRFTVDAMVQDYQRLYRNLSASRKIWSFSD, encoded by the coding sequence ATGAAGGATAAAATGACGGTGCTGTTTATCATCGATGTACTGTTCAAGGAGGGCGGCACCGAAGTGCATCTTTTCAATCTGGTGAGCGGATTGGATCCTGCGCGATTTCAGCCGATCGTTGTCCCCTTGTATCCGGCGGAAAGCCCCATGATCGAGAGAATGCGGGCCGCAGGCATTCTGGTGTATCCCTTGCGGCTCAAACGCGTGTATGGCTTCTCCGCCGTCCGGGTAGCCTATCGGCTGATTTCCTTGATGAGACGCCACAAGGTCGACATTGTCCAAACCTATCATTTCATGTCGGACGTCCTGGGGAGTCTGACCGCGACGATGGCAGGGGCGCCGCTGGTCATCTGCAATCGTCGCGACAAGGGTTTTAACGAACGCCTGCTTCATCGCTGGGTGCGGCGGCTGATAGCGCCACTGGTTGATTTTACCATCTGCGTCTCTGATGATCTGCGGGCACAATTGCTGGCGACGGAGAGGATGCCTGCAGACAGAGTGGTCACACTGTACAATGGAGTGCAGGCCAATCCCGTTTTGTCGGCGGCGTCTCGCCAGGCCAAGCTGAAAGAACTGGGCCTTAGCGAAAACCGGCCCATTATCGGCAGCGTCATGAATCTGCGGCCGATTAAAGGCGCCAAGTACCTGGTTGAGGCTGCGGCCATGGTGCTGAATAAATATCCAGAGGCGCAGTTCGTCATCGTCGGCGGCGCGGCAGAACGTTTGCCGGCCATGGCCGACTATATCGAACCGATCATGGAGTTCGTAAAGCAAAGCAAGATGACTGATTCACTTCATTTCACCGGGAATCGTACCGACGTCAGTGAGCTGCTGCCGCTGTTTGATATTTTCGTGCTGCCCTCGCTGAGCGAGGGTTTTTCTAATGCATTGATTGAGGCGATGCGGGCGGGCAACGGCATCGTCGCCACAGAGGTCGGCGGCAATCCGGAGGCCCTTGATCACGGTGAAAACGGCTTGTTGGTGCCTCCGGGGGATGCCGCGGCGCTGGCGCGCGGCCTGCTGACCCTCTTGGAAGATCCGGCGTTTGCGAAACAGCTCGGTGAGCGCGCCCGCCGAAAGGCGGAAAGCCGTTTCACCGTCGACGCCATGGTACAGGACTATCAGCGCCTTTACCGGAATTTATCGGCCTCAAGAAAAATATGGTCGTTCAGCGATTGA
- a CDS encoding GNAT family N-acetyltransferase — MDIEPVTSLNAFEQLASSWNHLWAASSKADILSSHEWFASWLSLFAAKPHLLVLVARKDNQVSAILPLMKCWEKTHGIWIHVVRSVTNCHSHGFDLVAMETDPALFSEMIKKTFSLAHKNLIILDYISEHSLLYQMIVKGGHFPYLHHVRLHSENCQVRLQGSFDAYYNQRASKFRKNVRAAERKALERGPLQLVRVNRLEELKQITKICYDLETTGWKGKDKEALVQVRQAHDFYFRLAQRWCDEKRLDVFLLKSKEDWLAFYYCLSSAGTYRAVRIGINDAFRNLGPGMLLTKYMLEKLFAEKSGKVWDFCGGSARWKSDWCDCREKFYRVFIF; from the coding sequence ATGGATATCGAACCTGTCACCAGCTTGAATGCTTTTGAGCAGCTTGCATCCTCATGGAATCATCTATGGGCGGCCTCCAGCAAGGCGGATATCCTCTCTTCCCATGAATGGTTTGCGAGTTGGCTGAGCCTTTTTGCCGCCAAGCCCCACCTGCTCGTTCTCGTCGCCAGGAAGGACAATCAGGTGAGCGCCATTCTCCCGCTCATGAAGTGTTGGGAAAAAACGCATGGAATCTGGATCCACGTCGTCCGATCAGTGACCAATTGTCATTCCCACGGATTCGATCTGGTCGCTATGGAGACCGACCCAGCTCTTTTCAGCGAGATGATTAAGAAGACTTTTTCTCTGGCTCATAAAAACCTGATTATTTTAGATTATATTTCAGAGCATTCCCTGTTGTATCAGATGATCGTCAAGGGGGGCCATTTCCCTTACTTGCATCATGTTCGTCTTCATTCAGAAAATTGTCAGGTTCGTCTGCAAGGATCTTTTGACGCCTATTACAATCAACGGGCTTCCAAATTCCGAAAAAATGTCCGCGCTGCGGAAAGAAAGGCGCTGGAGCGAGGCCCACTTCAGTTGGTTCGGGTTAACCGTCTTGAAGAATTGAAGCAGATCACCAAGATCTGTTATGATTTGGAGACTACGGGATGGAAGGGCAAAGACAAGGAAGCGTTGGTTCAAGTGCGTCAGGCTCACGATTTCTATTTTCGCCTGGCGCAGAGATGGTGCGATGAAAAACGTCTGGATGTCTTTCTTTTGAAAAGCAAAGAAGACTGGCTGGCTTTTTATTATTGTCTGAGTTCCGCCGGCACCTACCGGGCCGTGCGGATCGGCATCAACGATGCCTTCAGGAATCTGGGGCCAGGCATGCTGTTGACCAAATATATGCTAGAAAAATTATTTGCCGAAAAATCAGGCAAGGTTTGGGACTTTTGCGGCGGTTCAGCGCGATGGAAATCAGATTGGTGCGACTGCCGGGAAAAGTTTTATCGAGTTTTTATTTTC